From the Halomonas meridiana genome, one window contains:
- the hrpA gene encoding ATP-dependent RNA helicase HrpA produces MLRDQERLSRRVAGLRRRQRENKPIDRGLNEVEREVDKAKQLLAQRESLRVTLDYPAELPVVERREDILTAIRDHQVVVVAGETGSGKTTQLPKMCLELGRGRKGLIGHTQPRRLAARSVAGRLAEELSVPLGEQVGYQVRFNDQSSPSTLVKLMTDGILLAETQHDPLLLRYDTLIIDEAHERSLNIDFLLGYLKRLLPKRPDLKVIITSATIDVERFAAHFGSPNTPAPVVEVSGRTFPVDVHYRPLVRSEEDEDDRTLQEGILHAVREIETIEREKGWLHGPRDVLVFLPGEREIRETADTLRRADFKGTEILPLYARLSNEEQNRVFAPHRGRRIVLATNVAETSLTVPGIRYVIDPGLVRISRYSYRAKIQRLPIEPVSQASANQRKGRCGRIAEGVCIRLYDEEDFLSRPAFTDPEIQRTNLASVILSMLALKLGSIEDFPFVDPPDGRFVKDGFRLLFELGAVNEKQQLSGLGRKLAKLPIDPRLARMVLAGAERGSLRDVLIVVSALAIQDPRDRPADKRQAADQAHQRWHDPDSDFVALLNLWHGIENAREALSGNQLRRWCREHYINYLRMREWHDTFRQLRQLLRDMDIEVPAPLPRDENESEEQAKQARRKTSGKLHQALLSGLLSNLGTLLENREYLGARNRKFMIHPGSGLAKKTPKWVMAFELIETTKLFARTVAKIDPQWIEPQAQHLVKSSYSEPHWEMKRAQVVAFEQVTLFGLPIVARRRVHYGPIAPQESRELFIRRALVEGEFQTKGEFFAHNRALIEEVEALEDRARRRDILVDEETLFAFYDERIPADVVNGKGFEHWRKQAERQEPELLKFDIDALKARDAHDVTQAQYPDHLTLSGVAYPVSYHFDPDADDDGVTLTVPAAMLPQLPVHALEWLVPGLLREKCIALLKSLPKSIRRQVVPIPDWVDAALETLVPDERPLTEALGEFIRRRTATRVHPDDWRLDLLPPHLLMNVRVVDHAGNALGQGRDVRALERRFEEAASAGAQALADQASQAPTLDELPESPLPESRVTTQAGIRVEAYPALVADSHHFKVALFDHPAKATAAHQQGVARLAIAKLPEQVKAIKRLPGVEKCALLFAKVGSKQALVDDLLLAVFTQVVATDPLPRSAGELAERLKVTDEALVPHATLLLERVEAALKGHLAVTKVLKGKLNFALALVYSDVSAQMQRLVYPGFIRDAGEWLDEYPRYTEAALIRLEKAARERGRDQMMMQDIQALEARFDARRNSERRGDAEDPALVAFGWWIQELRVSLFAQQLGTKMPVSVKRLEKRWDEITRL; encoded by the coding sequence ATGCTGCGTGATCAGGAGCGGCTCTCGCGTCGGGTGGCGGGCCTGCGGCGTCGGCAGCGAGAGAACAAACCGATCGACCGCGGCTTGAACGAGGTGGAACGGGAGGTCGACAAAGCCAAGCAACTGCTGGCCCAGCGGGAAAGCCTCCGCGTGACGCTGGATTACCCGGCAGAGCTGCCGGTGGTAGAGCGACGTGAGGATATTCTCACTGCGATTCGTGACCACCAGGTGGTGGTGGTGGCGGGGGAAACCGGCTCGGGTAAAACCACGCAGCTGCCCAAAATGTGCCTGGAGCTGGGCCGTGGCCGAAAAGGGCTGATTGGCCATACGCAGCCACGGCGTCTGGCGGCGCGCAGCGTCGCGGGGCGGCTGGCGGAAGAGCTAAGCGTGCCGCTTGGCGAGCAGGTGGGCTATCAGGTGCGCTTTAACGACCAAAGCTCGCCGAGCACCCTCGTTAAGCTGATGACCGACGGCATACTGCTGGCTGAGACGCAGCACGACCCGCTGCTGCTGCGCTACGATACGCTGATCATCGACGAAGCCCACGAACGCAGCCTCAACATCGATTTCTTGCTGGGTTACCTCAAGCGGCTGCTGCCCAAGCGCCCAGATCTGAAAGTCATCATCACCTCCGCCACGATCGACGTAGAGCGCTTTGCGGCCCATTTCGGCTCGCCTAACACGCCTGCGCCGGTGGTCGAGGTATCTGGCCGCACGTTCCCGGTAGATGTCCACTACCGCCCGCTGGTGCGCAGCGAAGAGGACGAGGATGACCGCACGCTGCAGGAGGGGATTTTGCATGCCGTGCGTGAGATCGAAACAATCGAGCGTGAAAAAGGCTGGCTGCATGGCCCCCGCGATGTGCTGGTGTTTCTACCCGGCGAGCGGGAGATCCGCGAAACCGCCGATACGCTGCGCCGCGCGGATTTCAAGGGCACCGAGATTCTGCCGCTGTACGCGCGCCTCTCTAACGAGGAGCAGAACCGGGTGTTTGCTCCCCACCGGGGACGGCGTATCGTGCTGGCGACTAACGTGGCTGAAACCTCACTCACCGTGCCGGGAATTCGCTATGTCATCGACCCTGGCCTTGTACGCATTAGCCGCTACAGCTACCGAGCGAAAATCCAGCGGCTGCCCATCGAGCCGGTCAGTCAGGCCAGTGCCAACCAGCGCAAGGGTCGCTGTGGGCGGATTGCGGAAGGCGTGTGTATCCGCCTTTACGACGAAGAGGATTTTCTGTCACGCCCTGCGTTCACTGACCCGGAGATTCAGCGCACCAACCTTGCGTCGGTCATCCTGTCGATGCTGGCGCTAAAGCTCGGCAGCATCGAAGACTTCCCCTTCGTCGACCCGCCCGACGGTCGTTTCGTCAAAGATGGTTTCCGGCTTTTGTTCGAGCTCGGCGCCGTCAACGAGAAGCAGCAGCTCAGCGGTTTGGGTCGTAAACTAGCGAAGTTGCCCATTGATCCGCGTTTGGCTCGTATGGTGTTGGCCGGTGCAGAGCGAGGCAGCCTGCGGGATGTGCTGATCGTGGTGTCGGCGCTGGCGATTCAAGACCCCCGTGACCGGCCCGCCGATAAGCGTCAGGCCGCCGATCAAGCGCACCAGCGCTGGCACGACCCGGACTCCGACTTCGTGGCACTGCTGAACCTGTGGCACGGCATCGAAAACGCCCGCGAGGCACTGTCGGGCAACCAGCTGCGCCGCTGGTGTCGTGAGCACTACATTAACTATCTGCGCATGCGCGAGTGGCACGATACCTTCCGCCAGTTGCGCCAACTGCTGCGGGATATGGACATCGAAGTACCCGCGCCGTTGCCTCGTGATGAGAACGAGAGCGAAGAGCAGGCCAAACAGGCCAGACGCAAAACGTCGGGCAAGCTGCATCAGGCGCTGCTGTCTGGCCTGCTCTCCAATTTGGGTACGCTGCTTGAGAACCGAGAGTACCTCGGAGCGCGTAACCGCAAGTTCATGATTCACCCCGGCTCTGGTCTGGCGAAGAAAACGCCCAAGTGGGTCATGGCCTTCGAGCTGATTGAAACCACCAAGCTGTTTGCGCGCACCGTTGCCAAGATCGACCCGCAGTGGATCGAGCCACAAGCGCAACACCTAGTGAAAAGCAGCTACAGCGAGCCTCATTGGGAAATGAAGCGTGCTCAGGTGGTCGCCTTCGAGCAAGTCACCCTGTTTGGCCTGCCGATCGTGGCGCGTCGTCGCGTTCATTACGGGCCCATTGCGCCTCAAGAGTCGCGGGAGCTGTTTATTCGTCGAGCGCTGGTGGAAGGCGAGTTCCAAACCAAAGGAGAATTCTTCGCCCATAACCGTGCGCTGATCGAAGAGGTAGAAGCGCTGGAAGATCGCGCCCGTCGGCGAGATATTCTGGTGGATGAAGAGACGCTATTTGCCTTCTACGATGAGCGAATTCCCGCCGATGTCGTCAATGGCAAGGGTTTCGAACACTGGCGTAAGCAGGCCGAGCGCCAAGAGCCTGAGCTGCTCAAGTTCGATATCGACGCTCTCAAAGCCAGGGACGCCCATGACGTCACTCAGGCGCAGTATCCGGATCATTTAACGCTGTCTGGCGTCGCGTATCCGGTCAGCTACCACTTTGACCCGGACGCCGACGATGATGGCGTGACCCTCACCGTCCCTGCGGCCATGCTGCCGCAGCTACCTGTGCACGCGTTGGAGTGGCTGGTGCCGGGGCTGCTGCGTGAAAAGTGCATTGCGCTGCTGAAATCGTTGCCGAAAAGTATTCGCCGCCAAGTGGTACCCATTCCCGACTGGGTCGATGCCGCGCTTGAGACGCTGGTGCCCGATGAGCGGCCGCTCACCGAAGCGCTGGGGGAGTTTATCCGCCGCCGCACTGCTACCCGCGTTCACCCGGATGATTGGCGTCTCGATCTGCTGCCGCCGCACCTCCTTATGAACGTGCGGGTCGTCGATCATGCGGGCAACGCGCTGGGCCAAGGGCGCGACGTGCGTGCGCTGGAGCGGCGTTTCGAAGAGGCGGCGAGTGCAGGCGCCCAGGCGCTGGCCGATCAGGCAAGCCAAGCGCCCACGCTGGACGAGTTACCAGAATCACCGCTGCCAGAGTCGCGGGTGACGACTCAGGCCGGTATCCGCGTGGAGGCCTACCCAGCGCTGGTGGCCGACTCTCATCATTTCAAGGTGGCGCTATTCGACCATCCGGCAAAAGCAACGGCGGCCCACCAACAAGGTGTTGCCCGGTTAGCCATCGCCAAGCTGCCCGAGCAGGTCAAAGCGATCAAGCGCTTACCGGGCGTGGAAAAGTGCGCGTTACTCTTTGCTAAGGTGGGTAGTAAACAGGCCCTCGTGGATGATTTGCTGCTGGCGGTCTTTACGCAAGTGGTCGCCACGGATCCGCTGCCGCGCTCTGCCGGAGAGCTGGCCGAGCGCCTCAAAGTCACCGACGAGGCGCTGGTGCCACACGCGACGTTACTGTTAGAGCGTGTCGAGGCTGCGCTCAAAGGGCACTTGGCCGTGACCAAAGTGCTCAAAGGGAAGCTCAACTTTGCGCTAGCGCTCGTTTATAGCGATGTGAGCGCGCAGATGCAGCGCTTGGTCTATCCTGGCTTCATTCGCGATGCCGGGGAGTGGCTCGATGAGTATCCGCGCTATACCGAGGCAGCGCTGATCCGGCTTGAAAAGGCGGCACGCGAACGCGGCCGTGACCAAATGATGATGCAGGATATCCAAGCGCTCGAAGCACGTTTCGATGCGCGGCGTAACAGCGAGCGACGCGGCGATGCCGAAGACCCGGCGCTGGTGGCCTTCGGCTGGTGGATACAGGAGTTGCGCGTTTCGCTGTTTGCTCAGCAGCTCGGTACGAAGATGCCGGTATCCGTGAAGCGCCTGGAAAAACGTTGGGACGAGATCACTCGTCTTTGA
- a CDS encoding beta-ketoacyl-ACP synthase III produces MTNVVITGTGLYTPENAIDNAALVAAFNAWVDQHNARHADAIARGEQEALAYSSSEFIEKASGIKSRYVLDAEGILDPERMRPKLPQRHNDEPSIQCDMATQAARQALEAAQVEAADIELVIVACSNLERAYPAVAVEVQQALGTSGYGFDMNVACSSATFALETAANAIASGSVKRALIVNPEICSAHLNFRDRDSHFIFGDACTAMVLENSDVAVAKERYDILGTRLVTKFSNAIRNNAGFLNRVTDSDPQALDKLFVQEGRRVFKEVCPMVAKLITDHLASLELSGADLTRMWLHQANRHMNDLIARKVLGEEPSEAQAPIILDRYANTSSAGSIIAFHLHREALSEGDIGVICSFGAGYSAGSVVVRRQ; encoded by the coding sequence ATGACCAATGTAGTGATCACCGGTACAGGACTTTATACGCCGGAAAACGCCATCGATAACGCGGCGTTGGTCGCTGCTTTCAATGCCTGGGTCGATCAGCACAACGCCCGGCATGCAGACGCCATCGCGCGTGGAGAGCAAGAGGCACTGGCGTACTCCAGCAGTGAGTTCATCGAGAAAGCGTCGGGGATCAAGAGCCGCTACGTGCTCGATGCCGAGGGCATCCTTGACCCTGAGCGTATGCGACCTAAACTGCCACAGCGGCACAATGACGAACCCTCTATTCAGTGCGACATGGCCACTCAGGCCGCGCGCCAGGCGCTAGAGGCGGCGCAAGTCGAGGCGGCCGATATCGAGCTGGTGATCGTGGCGTGTTCGAATCTGGAGCGCGCCTATCCGGCGGTGGCGGTAGAAGTGCAGCAAGCGCTGGGAACGTCTGGCTACGGTTTCGATATGAATGTGGCCTGTAGTTCTGCCACGTTTGCGCTGGAAACCGCGGCCAATGCGATTGCGTCAGGCAGCGTCAAGCGGGCACTGATCGTCAACCCGGAGATCTGTTCGGCGCATTTGAACTTTAGAGACCGTGACAGCCACTTTATTTTCGGCGATGCTTGTACGGCTATGGTATTGGAAAATAGCGATGTGGCCGTGGCTAAAGAGCGTTATGACATTTTAGGTACACGGCTCGTCACCAAGTTTTCCAATGCGATTCGTAATAATGCGGGTTTTTTGAATCGAGTCACCGACAGCGACCCGCAGGCACTGGATAAGCTATTTGTGCAGGAGGGGCGCCGCGTATTCAAAGAGGTGTGCCCCATGGTGGCCAAGCTTATCACTGACCATCTCGCTTCATTAGAGCTGTCGGGGGCGGATTTAACGCGGATGTGGTTACATCAGGCCAACCGTCACATGAACGATTTGATTGCCCGTAAAGTGCTGGGAGAAGAGCCCAGCGAGGCTCAGGCACCGATCATCCTAGATCGCTACGCCAATACCAGCTCGGCAGGCTCGATCATCGCCTTTCATCTTCACCGCGAGGCGTTATCGGAAGGCGATATCGGCGTGATTTGCTCGTTTGGCGCAGGCTACAGCGCGGGAAGCGTGGTCGTTCGTCGCCAGTAA
- a CDS encoding VacJ family lipoprotein has translation MQTQARSAWQKLLPLLLLATLSMGGCASTGSPQEGNASEPPVAADPQDPWEGFNRRVFEFNDVLDRYALKPVAQGYNAVTPEPVQTGVGNFFSNLGEIRTALNSLLQGKPANAGLATSRFLINSTVGIGGLLDYATLMEITADKEDFGQTLAVWGWDDSRYLVLPLLGPRTLRDASGLPVDFAAHPITYIDDHQLRAGLTALDIIHLRADLLDQESLISGDRYRFVRDAYLQRRQFQVNDGELGDDPFAMDDFDFDDTDVGDDDFAD, from the coding sequence ATGCAAACACAGGCGCGAAGTGCATGGCAAAAACTGCTGCCGTTACTGCTGCTCGCGACGTTGAGCATGGGCGGGTGTGCCAGTACGGGGTCGCCGCAAGAGGGCAACGCGTCTGAGCCACCGGTGGCGGCTGACCCTCAGGACCCCTGGGAAGGATTCAATCGGCGCGTATTTGAGTTCAATGACGTGCTGGATCGCTACGCGCTCAAACCCGTGGCGCAGGGGTATAACGCCGTTACCCCCGAGCCGGTGCAAACCGGGGTCGGTAACTTTTTCTCTAATTTAGGGGAAATACGCACGGCCCTGAACAGCTTGCTGCAGGGCAAACCTGCCAACGCGGGACTGGCAACGTCACGATTTTTGATCAACTCCACGGTGGGTATCGGTGGCTTGCTCGATTACGCAACGCTGATGGAGATCACCGCCGATAAAGAGGATTTTGGTCAAACGCTGGCCGTATGGGGCTGGGATGATTCGCGCTATTTAGTGTTACCGCTTCTGGGTCCGCGCACCTTGCGGGATGCGTCGGGCCTACCGGTGGACTTTGCCGCGCATCCGATCACGTATATCGACGATCACCAACTGCGTGCAGGTTTGACAGCGCTCGATATCATTCATCTTCGCGCCGACTTGCTGGATCAAGAGTCGTTGATTTCCGGAGACCGCTACCGCTTCGTTCGTGATGCTTATTTGCAGCGGCGACAGTTTCAAGTCAATGACGGGGAGTTAGGCGATGACCCGTTTGCCATGGACGATTTTGATTTCGACGATACCGATGTGGGTGACGACGACTTCGCCGATTGA
- a CDS encoding PP2C family protein-serine/threonine phosphatase: MDHAKQLIAVIDEPGPERDALAEAITCDGMWVFAADNIDHLPSGTALIVAHARAVPRQQWSQLTHRLPTLVVSDSRQDADLIKAIDVGLVDYIVHPLRHTELLRRMIRKAIELHTLAQERDRDRARLAELNESLETHLALLRMDQQSGGHIQRRLLPAHPKVISGVYYDYWFAPSLYLSGDFLDYQRYNDRFSAFYFADVSGHGASSAFVTVLLKYLCNRWLNEWDGQAPEQLPPNWLAAMNRELQDTDIGKHATLFVGVIDHEQQTLHYSLGAQLPMPLLAADGKLERLAGEGMPVGLFPDVEYPSLSCALPANFRLWLCSDGVLECLPGKTLDTRLTELEQLVSESVTLEQLRDRLASTNSLLKEGDEDDEANQDRDALPDDLTIMMVSGFGHAD; the protein is encoded by the coding sequence ATGGATCACGCTAAGCAGTTGATCGCGGTAATCGACGAGCCCGGCCCCGAGCGCGATGCGCTGGCCGAGGCGATTACCTGCGACGGCATGTGGGTGTTTGCCGCCGATAACATTGACCATCTTCCTAGCGGCACCGCGCTGATCGTGGCTCACGCCCGAGCCGTGCCGCGCCAGCAGTGGTCACAGTTGACGCATCGGCTGCCTACGTTGGTCGTCAGCGACTCCCGTCAAGACGCTGACTTGATCAAGGCCATCGATGTAGGCCTGGTGGACTACATCGTTCATCCGCTGCGCCACACCGAACTGCTGCGCAGAATGATCCGTAAAGCGATCGAGCTGCATACCTTGGCCCAGGAGCGTGATCGGGATCGAGCGCGGCTGGCAGAGCTCAATGAGAGCCTCGAAACGCATCTGGCCCTGCTGCGGATGGATCAGCAAAGCGGCGGGCACATCCAGCGACGCCTGCTGCCCGCACACCCCAAGGTGATCAGCGGTGTGTATTACGACTACTGGTTCGCGCCATCGCTCTATTTGTCGGGCGACTTTCTCGACTATCAGCGCTACAACGACCGTTTCAGCGCGTTCTACTTCGCCGATGTGTCGGGGCACGGCGCATCGTCTGCCTTCGTCACGGTGTTGCTCAAATATTTGTGCAACCGATGGCTCAACGAGTGGGACGGCCAAGCGCCTGAGCAGCTGCCGCCGAACTGGCTCGCTGCCATGAATCGAGAGCTTCAGGATACCGACATCGGAAAACATGCCACTTTATTTGTCGGTGTTATTGACCACGAGCAACAGACTCTTCACTATTCGCTCGGTGCGCAGTTACCCATGCCGCTACTAGCGGCCGACGGTAAGCTGGAGCGCTTAGCAGGGGAAGGAATGCCGGTAGGCCTTTTCCCTGATGTGGAGTATCCTTCGCTTAGCTGTGCTTTACCGGCCAACTTTCGGTTATGGCTGTGTTCAGACGGTGTATTGGAATGCTTGCCGGGTAAAACGCTCGACACGCGGCTCACGGAACTTGAGCAACTCGTTAGCGAAAGTGTCACGCTTGAGCAGTTGCGCGACCGGCTAGCCAGCACCAATTCGCTTCTCAAAGAGGGCGATGAGGATGACGAGGCGAACCAAGACCGCGATGCTTTGCCCGATGACCTGACAATCATGATGGTGAGCGGATTTGGTCATGCTGATTGA
- a CDS encoding STAS domain-containing protein, which produces MLIEEGRIKAAFNSGVFVLKLCGDVRLTLCATLDTQAQRLAETPGLQAVMIDLREASNVDSTALGFLAKVAMAVKGRLEQPPTIIADNPDVRQMLDVMGFARFFTLMEAPLQPSSTLNSSMQDLPAEPADEEGLRTRILEAHRILMHMNEHNREQFQPLVEMLEAQSAVAHK; this is translated from the coding sequence ATGCTGATTGAAGAGGGCCGCATCAAAGCGGCGTTCAACTCTGGTGTTTTTGTCTTAAAGCTCTGTGGCGACGTGCGGTTGACGCTATGCGCCACGCTCGATACCCAAGCACAACGTCTCGCGGAAACCCCTGGCCTTCAGGCGGTGATGATCGACCTGCGGGAAGCCAGTAACGTGGACTCCACGGCGCTTGGCTTCTTGGCGAAGGTCGCCATGGCTGTCAAAGGGCGTTTGGAGCAACCTCCGACCATCATTGCTGATAACCCGGATGTCAGGCAGATGCTCGACGTCATGGGCTTTGCGCGCTTTTTCACGCTCATGGAAGCGCCTTTGCAGCCGAGTTCAACGCTGAACTCATCGATGCAGGACTTGCCCGCCGAGCCTGCCGATGAAGAGGGCCTGCGTACGCGTATACTAGAAGCGCATCGCATTTTGATGCACATGAACGAGCATAATCGCGAGCAGTTCCAGCCGCTGGTCGAAATGCTCGAAGCGCAATCTGCGGTGGCGCATAAATAA
- the tal gene encoding transaldolase: MATSLLSQLKEMTTVVADTGDLDAIRRFQPQDATTNPSLILQAAQQEERRARLASIAKESTDIDEAVDRVAVDIGSEISELVPGYVSTEVSARLSFDRDATIAKAHSLIERYAQHGVGPERILIKMASTWEGIQAARQLERDGIRTNLTLLFGFAQAQACADAGATLISPFVGRILDWHKARSPEADFSGVNDPGVQSVKRIYDYYKGHGYPTIVMGASFRNVGEIQALAGCDRLTISPALLNELDEQQGELTRQLTPMGASSSVDQALSQADFRWEMNEDEMATDKLAEGIRKFMADQRKLEELLSQLRQG; the protein is encoded by the coding sequence ATGGCCACGAGCTTACTAAGCCAATTAAAAGAGATGACCACCGTGGTGGCTGATACGGGCGACCTTGATGCGATTCGCCGTTTTCAGCCTCAAGATGCCACGACCAACCCCTCACTGATTCTACAGGCCGCTCAGCAAGAAGAGCGTCGCGCGCGGCTGGCGAGCATTGCCAAAGAGAGCACCGACATCGACGAGGCTGTCGACCGTGTGGCAGTGGATATTGGCAGCGAAATCAGCGAGCTGGTACCCGGCTACGTATCGACCGAAGTCAGCGCCCGCCTCTCGTTTGACCGTGACGCCACGATTGCCAAGGCGCACTCGCTCATCGAACGCTATGCCCAACACGGCGTGGGCCCGGAGCGGATTCTGATCAAGATGGCCTCTACCTGGGAAGGCATTCAGGCCGCACGCCAGTTGGAGCGCGACGGTATTCGCACCAACCTGACCTTGCTATTCGGCTTTGCTCAGGCGCAGGCATGTGCCGACGCCGGTGCCACACTCATTTCACCGTTCGTTGGCCGTATCCTCGATTGGCACAAAGCCCGTTCGCCGGAAGCCGACTTTAGCGGCGTCAATGACCCGGGCGTGCAGTCAGTGAAGCGCATTTACGACTACTACAAAGGCCACGGCTACCCCACGATCGTCATGGGTGCCAGTTTCCGGAACGTAGGTGAAATTCAGGCGTTGGCAGGCTGTGACCGTTTGACCATTTCCCCCGCGTTACTCAATGAACTTGACGAACAGCAGGGCGAGCTGACGCGCCAATTGACGCCCATGGGAGCCAGCAGCTCTGTCGACCAAGCGCTGTCCCAGGCTGACTTTCGATGGGAAATGAACGAAGACGAGATGGCGACCGACAAGCTGGCCGAAGGTATTCGGAAGTTCATGGCCGACCAGCGTAAGCTCGAGGAGCTGCTTAGCCAACTACGCCAAGGCTAA
- a CDS encoding multidrug effflux MFS transporter: MELNPRRVALLVAANTALAPFAIDAYLPAIGVLAESIDASIHHTELSISMFLFGFALGQLCFGPLSDRVGRKPVLLSGLVVFMLASLMITTADSLASLLIWRFIQALGGGACVVNSAAIVRDCFSGREAAKVMSTMAMIMMLAPLVAPAVGSLLLHIAGWWLIFVFLAVYAGFLLWLLGTRLPETRDTNLPAASPRQVIRNYASVLRHKEGMGYICAVAASFAGLFAFVTASPFLYLDYFSLSPSVYPLVFGVNVVVIALSNRVNIYLLRKRTPQQNLRLGLAVQLAAALGLVLAAALNVASLYVVVPLVMMFTGMIGLITPNAISSLLDHFGHISATATALLGGIQFSCGALAGVLVGLFQVEHVWPMVLTMLGAALLGNIGVRVLTQAPKADDAL, encoded by the coding sequence ATGGAACTTAATCCTCGTCGAGTGGCGCTGCTGGTGGCGGCCAACACCGCGTTGGCGCCGTTTGCGATCGACGCCTATCTGCCTGCCATCGGCGTTCTGGCCGAGAGCATCGATGCCAGCATTCACCATACCGAACTCTCGATCAGTATGTTTTTGTTTGGGTTCGCGCTCGGGCAGCTCTGTTTTGGCCCACTCTCCGATCGAGTAGGGCGCAAGCCAGTGCTGCTCAGCGGTTTGGTCGTGTTCATGCTGGCAAGCCTGATGATCACCACTGCCGACAGCCTGGCGTCACTGCTGATTTGGCGCTTTATTCAAGCATTGGGCGGTGGTGCTTGCGTCGTGAATTCGGCGGCCATCGTACGCGACTGTTTTAGCGGGCGGGAGGCGGCCAAGGTCATGTCCACCATGGCCATGATCATGATGCTGGCCCCGCTAGTGGCGCCAGCGGTGGGCAGCTTGCTGCTGCATATCGCGGGGTGGTGGCTGATCTTCGTTTTTCTGGCCGTTTATGCCGGTTTCTTACTCTGGCTGCTAGGAACCCGCTTGCCCGAAACCCGCGATACCAATTTGCCAGCGGCCTCGCCTCGTCAAGTGATTCGCAACTATGCCAGCGTGCTGCGTCATAAAGAGGGCATGGGATACATCTGTGCGGTCGCCGCATCGTTTGCGGGGCTGTTTGCGTTCGTCACCGCATCGCCCTTTCTATATTTGGATTACTTCTCCCTCTCGCCCAGCGTCTACCCTCTGGTGTTTGGGGTGAACGTCGTGGTGATTGCGCTCTCCAACCGCGTCAATATCTATCTGCTGCGAAAACGCACGCCGCAGCAAAATTTGCGCTTGGGATTGGCCGTTCAGTTAGCGGCTGCTCTGGGGTTGGTGCTGGCCGCAGCGCTGAATGTGGCGTCGCTCTATGTGGTGGTGCCGTTGGTCATGATGTTCACCGGTATGATTGGCTTGATCACTCCCAACGCCATCTCATCGCTACTGGATCATTTTGGCCATATCAGTGCCACGGCGACCGCGTTGCTCGGCGGTATCCAGTTTAGCTGTGGGGCGCTGGCGGGCGTCCTGGTGGGCCTGTTCCAAGTAGAGCATGTGTGGCCCATGGTGCTAACCATGTTAGGAGCGGCCTTACTGGGCAACATCGGCGTGAGAGTCCTGACCCAGGCCCCTAAGGCAGACGATGCGTTGTAA
- a CDS encoding sulfite exporter TauE/SafE family protein codes for MDSLLQWLDMPLTHWLGSAAVLLLGAFVQRATGFGLAVVGAPLLLMIEPRLVPVILVLFGFTVSLMMVRRYWHEVRLKEMSVALVGRLPGNGLGLWLLLAAPMVVLEKLIAAIVLFAVLVTLCRFELPVNRITLFIAGVLSGVFGTVAAIGGPPIVLLMHGFSPDRMRGNLAAFFVLTSLLTLLTLALAGQISVWHFKLALTFLPAVLLGNALADAIAHRLDKPLLQRLSLGLCTLAALGLLL; via the coding sequence ATGGATAGCCTGCTGCAGTGGTTAGACATGCCATTGACACATTGGCTTGGCAGCGCCGCCGTACTACTACTCGGTGCTTTCGTGCAGCGGGCGACGGGGTTTGGCTTGGCAGTGGTGGGCGCACCGCTGCTACTGATGATCGAACCCCGGCTGGTGCCGGTCATTCTGGTGCTGTTTGGTTTCACGGTCTCGTTGATGATGGTTCGCCGTTATTGGCATGAAGTGAGACTAAAAGAGATGAGCGTTGCCTTGGTGGGGCGCTTACCGGGGAACGGTCTGGGGCTTTGGCTGTTGCTGGCCGCGCCAATGGTAGTGCTGGAAAAGCTGATAGCCGCCATCGTACTGTTTGCGGTACTGGTCACGTTATGCCGTTTCGAGCTGCCGGTGAACCGCATCACTCTCTTTATCGCGGGTGTTCTTTCCGGTGTTTTTGGCACGGTAGCGGCCATTGGCGGGCCGCCCATCGTGCTGCTCATGCACGGTTTCTCGCCGGACCGCATGCGCGGCAACCTAGCCGCCTTTTTTGTTCTCACCTCGCTGTTAACCCTGCTGACACTTGCATTGGCAGGGCAGATCAGCGTTTGGCATTTCAAGCTGGCGCTCACTTTTCTACCTGCCGTCTTGTTGGGTAATGCGCTGGCGGATGCAATCGCACACCGACTGGATAAACCGCTGTTGCAGCGTCTTTCGCTGGGGCTATGCACGCTCGCGGCATTGGGCTTATTGCTGTAG